The following are from one region of the Phycisphaerae bacterium genome:
- a CDS encoding isocitrate/isopropylmalate dehydrogenase family protein, with product MVKVTLITGDGVGPEIAEATRRCIDATGAAINWEIAEAGTEVMERQGTPLPDATVESIKKNGVALKAPITTPVGKGFRSINVHLRQALDLYACLRPCKSYKGVRSRFADIDLVIVRENTEDLYAGIEFQKGKDDTAELIDWLNKHSSRKITADSGVSIKPISVKATERIVRFAFDYARKMGRKKVTSVHKANIMKFSDGLWLDVSRDVAKQYPDVEFEDRIVDNMCMQLIQKPELYDVIVLPNLYGDIISDLCAGLVGGLGVAPGANIGDKIAIFEATHGSAPKYKGQNKVNPTALILSGVMMLRHIGKIDEADKLERAVSAVIAEGKSVTYDMKADPGDPTAVGTSEMADAIIEKIKSE from the coding sequence ATGGTAAAAGTAACATTGATTACGGGCGATGGGGTTGGGCCGGAAATAGCTGAAGCGACACGGCGATGTATAGACGCCACGGGCGCTGCAATCAACTGGGAAATAGCTGAGGCCGGCACAGAAGTAATGGAACGGCAGGGGACCCCTTTGCCGGACGCTACTGTCGAATCAATTAAGAAAAACGGCGTCGCGCTAAAGGCGCCTATTACTACGCCGGTCGGTAAGGGATTTAGAAGTATAAATGTGCATCTGCGGCAGGCGCTTGATTTGTATGCGTGCCTGCGGCCCTGCAAAAGCTATAAAGGCGTGCGAAGCAGATTCGCCGATATCGACCTTGTGATTGTTCGTGAAAACACCGAAGACCTATACGCGGGCATCGAATTTCAAAAAGGGAAAGACGATACCGCCGAGCTTATAGACTGGTTAAATAAACACAGCAGCCGGAAGATAACCGCAGATTCAGGGGTAAGTATAAAGCCGATTTCGGTTAAAGCCACAGAACGTATAGTTCGTTTCGCATTTGATTACGCCCGCAAGATGGGGCGCAAAAAGGTAACGTCCGTTCACAAAGCCAATATTATGAAATTCTCAGACGGCTTATGGCTCGATGTAAGCCGGGACGTAGCAAAGCAATATCCGGACGTCGAATTCGAAGACCGCATTGTCGATAATATGTGTATGCAGCTTATTCAAAAGCCGGAGCTTTATGACGTTATTGTGCTGCCGAACCTTTACGGCGATATAATAAGTGATTTATGCGCCGGCCTTGTCGGCGGACTGGGTGTTGCACCGGGGGCGAACATCGGCGACAAGATAGCGATCTTCGAGGCGACCCACGGCAGCGCACCAAAATACAAAGGCCAAAACAAGGTCAATCCAACAGCCCTGATACTCAGCGGCGTGATGATGCTAAGACATATAGGCAAAATAGACGAGGCGGACAAGCTCGAAAGGGCGGTGAGCGCGGTAATCGCCGAAGGAAAAAGCGTAACTTACGATATGAAGGCCGACCCCGGCGACCCAACCGCCGTCGGCACGAGCGAAATGGCCGATGCCATCATTGAAAAAATAAAAAGCGAATAG
- a CDS encoding DUF362 domain-containing protein, with product MLFSRKNHVPCPQTDKLVEPKGKFCWLKWLFPISGLLALIWFLIRVIPKPSRATYPCQRMAFPLASGFIIWVMGLAGSVAAYRKAKRSLVQARYVLAAVCLTVSIGFIWMASNSTDGKPVYAHEPIVHNSPIGDAKGINPGRVAWIHDANAATWPGSLDVTTPPYWHSDECTNPVVVAEMLSKAVRALTGKNDDYEAWDTIFRSFNQQMGRGDVGYTPGEKIAIKINFVLMNDVVNSGTKPIPLYDQIDNSPQLTIALLKQLTDVAGVNPSDISIGDPTQHMPDHWYNMVGSSCPGVVYLTKPGYAMTGRTQVAYDYTAPFYWSDPDPSHFSGVTDQDYIPTHFSQATYFINFPILKSHNGAGITLSGKNHFGSLIRKPPASGGYYPAKHYYDMHWSRLGATESPGMNRYRAVVDLLGHPKLGGKTLLTLIDGLYAGRSWNSQPIRWDMAPFNGNWPSSIFLSQDKVAIDSVAFDFMDYEWDAGPTNINGYPQMSGADDYLHEAALIPDPCSGTIYDPNHDGGLTESLGVHEHWNNATDKQYSRNLDPINGTGIELVTETGLIGDFDDDDDVDFKDFTILAAAWLSEPGQPNWNADCDISMPSDKIIDEFDLAVFCENWLN from the coding sequence ATGCTATTTTCACGCAAAAATCATGTTCCTTGTCCCCAAACAGATAAGCTCGTCGAGCCAAAGGGCAAATTCTGCTGGCTGAAGTGGTTATTTCCAATTTCGGGACTGTTAGCTCTAATATGGTTTTTGATACGAGTGATACCGAAGCCGTCGCGTGCAACGTATCCTTGCCAGCGGATGGCCTTTCCATTGGCGTCGGGTTTTATAATTTGGGTTATGGGATTGGCCGGCTCAGTCGCAGCATACCGCAAGGCAAAACGTTCGCTTGTACAGGCACGCTATGTTCTGGCGGCAGTTTGCTTAACTGTCAGTATCGGTTTTATCTGGATGGCTTCAAACAGCACAGATGGGAAGCCGGTTTACGCTCACGAGCCAATTGTTCATAACAGCCCGATAGGTGATGCAAAAGGAATTAACCCGGGTCGGGTTGCCTGGATACATGATGCGAATGCAGCCACGTGGCCCGGTTCGCTCGACGTCACCACACCACCGTACTGGCATTCCGACGAATGTACCAATCCTGTAGTAGTTGCTGAAATGCTCTCAAAAGCTGTTCGAGCTTTAACCGGCAAAAATGACGATTATGAAGCATGGGACACGATATTCAGAAGCTTCAACCAGCAAATGGGCAGAGGCGACGTTGGTTACACGCCGGGCGAAAAAATCGCTATAAAAATAAACTTTGTATTGATGAACGACGTTGTTAATAGCGGGACAAAACCAATCCCGTTATATGACCAGATTGACAACTCCCCTCAGCTTACAATCGCACTTCTTAAGCAACTAACAGACGTCGCAGGAGTTAACCCCAGTGATATAAGTATCGGCGACCCTACACAACATATGCCCGATCACTGGTATAATATGGTTGGTTCGAGCTGCCCCGGCGTCGTTTATTTAACCAAGCCGGGCTACGCTATGACCGGCAGAACGCAAGTTGCCTACGATTATACTGCCCCTTTCTACTGGAGCGACCCCGACCCATCACACTTCAGCGGTGTTACAGACCAGGACTATATCCCGACGCACTTCTCGCAGGCAACATACTTTATAAACTTCCCAATTCTTAAAAGCCACAATGGCGCTGGGATAACACTTTCAGGCAAGAATCACTTCGGGTCATTAATCAGAAAACCACCAGCCAGCGGTGGTTACTATCCCGCCAAACACTATTATGATATGCACTGGTCAAGGTTGGGAGCGACCGAATCACCGGGTATGAATCGCTACAGGGCAGTAGTTGACCTTTTGGGCCACCCAAAATTAGGCGGTAAGACTCTCCTTACATTGATTGACGGTCTCTACGCTGGCCGAAGCTGGAATTCCCAACCAATTCGATGGGATATGGCTCCATTCAACGGCAACTGGCCAAGCAGTATCTTTCTTTCACAGGACAAAGTCGCAATCGATTCTGTGGCTTTTGATTTCATGGACTATGAATGGGATGCTGGCCCAACTAATATTAATGGTTACCCGCAGATGTCCGGAGCGGACGATTATCTCCACGAAGCAGCTCTTATTCCAGACCCCTGTTCGGGGACGATTTATGACCCAAATCATGATGGTGGCCTCACCGAAAGCTTGGGCGTCCACGAGCACTGGAACAACGCAACTGACAAACAATACAGTCGAAACCTCGACCCAATTAATGGAACAGGTATCGAACTGGTAACCGAAACGGGTCTCATCGGAGACTTTGACGACGACGATGATGTGGACTTTAAGGACTTTACCATCCTCGCCGCCGCATGGCTTAGTGAGCCTGGACAGCCAAACTGGAACGCTGACTGTGATATTTCGATGCCCAGCGACAAAATTATTGACGAATTTGACCTTGCTGTATTCTGCGAGAACTGGCTCAACTAA
- the lpxK gene encoding tetraacyldisaccharide 4'-kinase, whose product MNQQAYRSLISGRSTGLLAAVLRFFMAVAAAGYSLAVGLRNFLYSKRYLEIHTADVPVVSIGNITAGGTGKTPLVIWLCKFLQSENVPCAILTRGYKARGATDEPAIFAESCPQAKVIVNPDRAEAASEAVGKFGAKALVMDDGFQHRGLARDLDIVTIDVICPFGYGKLLPAGMLREPVVSLGRAGAAVLTRCDQISESELSRIESELRQINPDMVIARSVHSPSCVKSAAGEIAVEQLKGKKVFAFCGIGNPDAFLSTIKSTGADLVGSKIYNDHYHYTDADFDDINGRADCLEADFVLSTQKDYTHYATHNTRYEIPFAYLAVEIKFMAGEDKLKQLIKDVLTGKICKK is encoded by the coding sequence TTGAACCAGCAAGCTTATCGCAGCTTAATTTCGGGCAGAAGCACCGGCCTGCTTGCAGCGGTTTTACGCTTCTTTATGGCAGTTGCTGCGGCAGGTTATTCGCTTGCTGTCGGGCTGCGCAACTTTTTATATTCGAAACGATATTTGGAAATACATACCGCGGATGTGCCGGTCGTAAGCATTGGCAATATAACAGCAGGGGGGACTGGCAAGACGCCGCTGGTAATCTGGCTGTGCAAATTCCTGCAAAGCGAAAATGTGCCTTGTGCTATTCTGACAAGGGGTTACAAGGCACGAGGGGCGACAGATGAGCCGGCCATTTTTGCTGAAAGCTGTCCGCAGGCCAAAGTGATTGTAAATCCCGACCGTGCCGAAGCCGCATCTGAAGCTGTTGGTAAATTCGGCGCGAAGGCGCTGGTTATGGACGATGGATTTCAGCACCGCGGATTGGCGAGGGACCTCGACATTGTAACAATTGACGTTATTTGTCCCTTCGGCTACGGGAAATTGCTGCCTGCGGGTATGTTGAGAGAGCCAGTTGTTTCTCTCGGGCGTGCCGGGGCGGCTGTTTTAACAAGATGCGACCAGATTTCTGAATCAGAATTAAGCCGAATTGAAAGCGAACTGCGGCAAATAAATCCGGATATGGTAATTGCAAGGTCGGTGCACAGCCCGAGCTGCGTAAAGTCAGCGGCAGGAGAAATCGCCGTCGAACAGCTAAAGGGTAAAAAGGTCTTTGCCTTTTGCGGGATAGGCAATCCGGACGCTTTTTTAAGCACAATCAAAAGCACGGGCGCTGATCTTGTCGGCTCGAAAATTTATAACGACCATTATCACTACACAGACGCTGATTTCGATGATATTAACGGTCGAGCTGATTGTTTAGAGGCGGATTTTGTTCTGTCAACTCAGAAAGACTATACGCACTACGCCACACACAATACGCGATACGAGATACCTTTTGCGTATTTGGCGGTTGAGATAAAGTTCATGGCGGGGGAGGACAAATTAAAACAGTTGATTAAAGACGTATTAACGGGTAAAATTTGCAAAAAATAG
- the rfaE2 gene encoding D-glycero-beta-D-manno-heptose 1-phosphate adenylyltransferase has translation MYEKLLKTVTNLGSPEVLVVGDFMLDVYVYGDALRISPEAPVPVLRVTKTEYSCGGAGSVAADLAALGAIPVCLGVIGKDRNGETLRGKLTEAGADITNLLTLADRPTTSKQRLIGLAQHRHQQQLFRMDEESTEMLSDEQYEKILHVYKDKLKQADVVCLQDYNKGLLSSSICKQMIRLAKDANKKVLVDPAFAGDYSKYAGATLITPNRQEASTAVGFEIKTAETAARAAKTLAEKFDIEAVVITLDKEGAYLRAQGIDELVPTRPRSVYDVTGAGDMVLATLAITLAAGCDYKTAVQLSNITGGIEVGKFGAVTVTIDEIINEITGKNDKVCSLNSIIKKLAEHRKQNAIIVFTNGCFDVVHRGHIEFLKFCKLQGDIVVVGLNSDSSVKKIKGPDRPVNNQNDRMAVLAAMETVDYVTVFDEPDPLNLIKKIKPDVLVKGQDWAEKGVIGAEFIESYGGKVVLAPLVEGKSSTATIKKIKSLES, from the coding sequence ATGTATGAAAAACTGCTAAAAACTGTGACAAATCTTGGCTCGCCGGAGGTTCTGGTTGTCGGCGACTTTATGCTCGACGTTTATGTCTACGGCGACGCCTTAAGGATAAGTCCCGAAGCGCCGGTGCCGGTATTGAGAGTTACTAAAACCGAGTATAGCTGCGGCGGGGCGGGCTCTGTCGCTGCGGACCTTGCCGCGTTAGGGGCTATACCTGTTTGCCTGGGAGTTATCGGGAAGGACCGGAACGGTGAAACGCTCAGGGGAAAATTGACGGAAGCCGGTGCTGATATCACAAACCTGCTTACATTAGCCGACCGTCCTACCACCAGCAAGCAAAGGCTGATAGGTCTGGCACAACATCGCCATCAGCAGCAGTTGTTCAGGATGGATGAGGAATCCACGGAAATGTTATCTGATGAACAATACGAAAAGATTTTGCATGTTTACAAAGACAAATTGAAGCAGGCTGATGTTGTTTGTCTGCAGGATTACAATAAGGGTTTGCTGAGCTCGTCGATTTGCAAACAAATGATACGGCTGGCGAAAGATGCGAATAAGAAGGTCCTTGTTGACCCAGCATTTGCAGGTGACTATTCGAAGTATGCCGGCGCAACGCTCATTACGCCGAACAGACAGGAGGCCTCAACGGCGGTCGGGTTCGAAATAAAAACCGCAGAGACAGCGGCCAGAGCAGCGAAGACGCTTGCCGAGAAGTTTGATATCGAGGCCGTAGTAATTACACTCGATAAGGAAGGTGCTTATCTCAGGGCGCAGGGAATAGACGAGCTTGTCCCCACCAGGCCCCGCAGCGTTTACGACGTTACCGGCGCCGGTGATATGGTTCTGGCAACGCTTGCTATAACTTTGGCGGCTGGTTGTGACTATAAAACGGCCGTGCAGCTCTCAAACATAACGGGCGGCATCGAGGTGGGGAAATTCGGGGCAGTAACGGTAACTATCGATGAAATCATCAATGAAATTACCGGTAAAAACGATAAAGTTTGTTCGCTAAACTCTATAATTAAGAAACTGGCCGAGCATCGTAAACAAAATGCGATTATAGTTTTTACTAACGGCTGTTTCGACGTCGTGCACAGAGGGCATATCGAATTTCTGAAATTTTGCAAGCTGCAGGGCGATATTGTCGTGGTGGGATTAAACAGTGACAGCTCGGTAAAAAAAATTAAAGGTCCGGACCGGCCCGTTAACAACCAGAATGACAGGATGGCCGTTCTGGCTGCGATGGAAACAGTCGATTATGTTACCGTTTTTGATGAGCCGGACCCTCTTAACCTGATCAAAAAAATAAAACCCGATGTGTTAGTAAAAGGGCAGGATTGGGCGGAAAAAGGCGTAATCGGCGCCGAATTCATTGAATCTTACGGCGGAAAAGTCGTTCTTGCGCCGCTGGTCGAGGGTAAAAGCTCGACTGCAACAATCAAAAAAATCAAGTCGCTGGAAAGTTAA